The following are encoded together in the Babylonia areolata isolate BAREFJ2019XMU chromosome 18, ASM4173473v1, whole genome shotgun sequence genome:
- the LOC143292692 gene encoding cytosolic 5'-nucleotidase 3-like isoform X1 — MTGLTDSSVLLLLLFVLAVSEGVKTHHGDPPSHDGHRRHATVNECNLKTGTCFLKVLTSSVLRFGDVDPEIKGLEIPELEQEHVHIKNPENVARIIRQMMDDAHHKLQVVADFDRTLSKYAHKGEVCSTTHGILEDSQYMSEEFKTKATALKNTYLPIEFDGTKTIEEKIPYMIEWWTKGHALITSSHLTRDLLRTVVRSSTAHLRDGCQWFFDQLHDHEIPLLIFSAGIGDIIAELISFKGHLYDNMKIVSNFLQFDEEGKVMGFTDDLIHVYNKNENAVHSSDYFENIKHRQNLILLGDSLGDLRMAEGAEELECMLKIGFLNFKVEENLEQYKNSYDIVIIQDETMDVVNSLMRKILGHS; from the exons atgactGGGCTTACAGACTCatctgtgttgttgctgctgctgtttgtgttgGCCGTCAGTGAAGGTGTCAAGACACACCACGGTGACCCGCCAAGCCATGATGGACACCGGCGGCACGCTACAGTGAATGAATGTAACCTGAAAACTGGGACCTGTTTCTTGAAGGTCCTCACTTCCAGTGTGCTGCGCTTCGGAGATGTGGATCCTGAAATCAAGGGACTGGAG ATTCCTGAGCTTGAGCAGGAACATGTTCATATCAAGAATCCAGAGAATGTGGCGAGAATCATTCGTCAGATGATGGATGATGCCCATCACAAACTTCAG GTTGTGGCAGACTTTGATAGAACGCTATCTAAGTATGCACACAAAGGAGAGGTTTGCTCAACGACACATG GTATTTTGGAAGACAGCCAGTATATGTCTGAGGAGTTCAAGACAAAG GCGACTGCTTTGAAAAACACCTATCTGCCCATTGAATTTGATGGCACCAAGACGATTGAGGAAAAGATTCCTTACATGATAGAATG GTGGACAAAAGGCCATGCCTTGATCACCAGTTCACACTTAACCCGTGACCTGCTGAGGACTGTAGTTCGTAGTTCAACAGCACATCTCAG aGATGGATGCCAATGGTTTTTCGACCAACTTCATGACCATGAAATCCCACTGTTGATATTCTCAGCTGGTATTGGAGACATCATCGCAGAGCTGATCAGTTTCAAGGGTCATCTCTATGACAACATGAAGATTGTGTCAAATTTCCTACAGTTTGACGAGGAG GGGAAGGTGATGGGCTTCACGGATGACCTAATCCATGTCTACAACAAGAACGAGAATGCCGTCCATTCCTCTGATTACTTTGAGAATATCAAGCACCGACAGAACCTCATATTGTTGGGAGATTCCTTGGGAGACTTGAGGATGGCCGAGGGGGCTGAGGAGCTGGAATGCATGCTGAAGATTGGCTTCCTGAATTTTAAA GTGGAGGAGAACCTGGAGCAGTACAAGAACAGCTATGATATCGTGATCATCCAGGATGAGACGATGGACGTTGTCAACAGTCTGATGAGAAAGATCCTTGGCCATTCTTAG
- the LOC143292692 gene encoding cytosolic 5'-nucleotidase 3-like isoform X2: MDTIPELEQEHVHIKNPENVARIIRQMMDDAHHKLQVVADFDRTLSKYAHKGEVCSTTHGILEDSQYMSEEFKTKATALKNTYLPIEFDGTKTIEEKIPYMIEWWTKGHALITSSHLTRDLLRTVVRSSTAHLRDGCQWFFDQLHDHEIPLLIFSAGIGDIIAELISFKGHLYDNMKIVSNFLQFDEEGKVMGFTDDLIHVYNKNENAVHSSDYFENIKHRQNLILLGDSLGDLRMAEGAEELECMLKIGFLNFKVEENLEQYKNSYDIVIIQDETMDVVNSLMRKILGHS; this comes from the exons ATGGATACA ATTCCTGAGCTTGAGCAGGAACATGTTCATATCAAGAATCCAGAGAATGTGGCGAGAATCATTCGTCAGATGATGGATGATGCCCATCACAAACTTCAG GTTGTGGCAGACTTTGATAGAACGCTATCTAAGTATGCACACAAAGGAGAGGTTTGCTCAACGACACATG GTATTTTGGAAGACAGCCAGTATATGTCTGAGGAGTTCAAGACAAAG GCGACTGCTTTGAAAAACACCTATCTGCCCATTGAATTTGATGGCACCAAGACGATTGAGGAAAAGATTCCTTACATGATAGAATG GTGGACAAAAGGCCATGCCTTGATCACCAGTTCACACTTAACCCGTGACCTGCTGAGGACTGTAGTTCGTAGTTCAACAGCACATCTCAG aGATGGATGCCAATGGTTTTTCGACCAACTTCATGACCATGAAATCCCACTGTTGATATTCTCAGCTGGTATTGGAGACATCATCGCAGAGCTGATCAGTTTCAAGGGTCATCTCTATGACAACATGAAGATTGTGTCAAATTTCCTACAGTTTGACGAGGAG GGGAAGGTGATGGGCTTCACGGATGACCTAATCCATGTCTACAACAAGAACGAGAATGCCGTCCATTCCTCTGATTACTTTGAGAATATCAAGCACCGACAGAACCTCATATTGTTGGGAGATTCCTTGGGAGACTTGAGGATGGCCGAGGGGGCTGAGGAGCTGGAATGCATGCTGAAGATTGGCTTCCTGAATTTTAAA GTGGAGGAGAACCTGGAGCAGTACAAGAACAGCTATGATATCGTGATCATCCAGGATGAGACGATGGACGTTGTCAACAGTCTGATGAGAAAGATCCTTGGCCATTCTTAG
- the LOC143291944 gene encoding D-beta-hydroxybutyrate dehydrogenase, mitochondrial-like — protein MTTSQWELVYALQAGMVGLGVVALYSALTTPTLLCVTALLLLYPLYCRQRKRVAGSVSLEDRAVLVTGCDTGFGHGLAKALFEQGCHVIATVYRPDGEGAQTLRDVKSDRMTVLPLDVSSDDSVAQCLRQVKEMCKNSGLWGLVNNAGHNFVGEVELTTMRQYLMVANINIFGMVRTTRAFLPLLRQAKGRIVNVTSIKGQLSTPMNAAYNITKYGGETFSEITRMEMKQFGVKVIVVEPGNFGGATGCINKDGRARIEGELKEMWAEASDEVKKIFTKEHLDDVLRNTGREATITYPDLTPVIRAMTEALTSGDPDFRYIVDGSNRLFDIGCTLVRLKPFLPDRYFERVVSHFLPYNVEQPRF, from the exons ATGACGACGTCCCAGTGGGAACTGGTGTACGCCCTGCAGGCGgggatggtggggttgggggtggtggccCTGTACTccgccctcaccacccccaccctgctgtGTGTGACGGCCTtgctcctcctctaccccctgtACTGCCGGCAGCGGAAGAGAGTGGCGGGCAGTGTGTCCCTGGAGGACAGGGCCGTGCTGGTCACTGGATGTGACACTG GGTTCGGTCATGGTCTGGCCAAAGCTCTCTTCGAGCAAGGATGCCACGTCATTGCTACAGTCTACCGGCCTGACGGAGAGGGCGCTCAAACTCTGCGTGACGTTAAATCTGACCGGATGACAGTGCTGCCTCTTGACGTCAGCTCTGATGACAGCGTGGCGCAGTGTCTGCGTCAGGTTAAGGAGATGTGCAAAAACTCTG GTCTGTGGGGGTTGGTGAACAACGCGGGTCACAACTTTGTGGGGGAAGTGGAGCTGACGACGATGAGGCAGTACCTGATGGTGGCCAACATCAACATCTTTGGCATGGTCAGGACTACCCGggccttcctccccctcctcaggcAGGCCAAGG GCCGCATTGTGAACGTCACCAGCATCAAAGGCCAGCTTTCCACACCAATGAACGCGGCCTACAACATCACCAAATATGGCGGAGAGACCTTTTCCGAAATCACCCGGATGGAGATGAAGCAGTTCGGGGTCAAGGTCATCGTTGTGGAGCCTGGCAACTTTGGAGGGGCCACTGGCTGTATCAATAAAGATGGG CGAGCGAGAATCGAAGGAGAGCTGAAGGAGATGTGGGCTGAGGCCTCGGATGAGGTGAAAAAGATCTTCACCAAAGAACATCTGGACGACGTTCTGCGAAACACAGGCCGAGAAGCCACCATCACCTACCCGGACTTGACCCCTGTCATCCGGGCCATGACGGAGGCCTTGACCTCGGGTGACCCGGATTTCCGCTACATCGTGGATGGATCCAACCGCTTGTTCGATATCGGTTGT ACGCTGGTTCGCCTGAAGCCTTTTTTGCCAGATCGCTACTTCGAACGAGTAGTGTCCCACTTCCTGCCTTACAACGTGGAACAGCCCCGCTTCTGA